The genome window AACTCCACTTTGCATTACTATTTCATCAAAACTCAGCGGTACGTATCAATCAGCGATCCTCGGAGCCGAAATGAGCGGAGGCAAGGCGATCGTATTCGATTCTCTCGCAGGTTCGATTTCACATGGCATTCAGGTACTGATAGCCGCTAGAATGGCTGAATCGGGTGCTAAGTTGGACGAAATAGTCGAAGCGCTGGAGAAGTACCGAGAAAACTTGAAGATTATCATCCCTCTTGCGACAGTGGAGAATATTGTCAAAGGCGGCCGTCTTAGCAAATTTCAAGGCAGCCTGGTTAACATTTTGAACATGAAGATTATCCTGCACGGCATAAATGGCGAAGTTAAGCTCCTTATGAAGGTAAGAGGAAGCAGGAGATTTAGAGAAGCGATAATTGAGTTGATAGAAGCTTCCTCAAAGACCGGGAAGAAGATCTTTGGCATAACACACGTGGATAATCTCAAAGACGCTGAGTTCTTTGCTTCTGA of Mesotoga infera contains these proteins:
- a CDS encoding DegV family protein, giving the protein MVRIVTDSSCDLPVETLKKYGIPFASLNISVDDMTFKEDIDITPEEFWRLMGKSRELPKTSQPSPADFAEIFEDIQKKGETPLCITISSKLSGTYQSAILGAEMSGGKAIVFDSLAGSISHGIQVLIAARMAESGAKLDEIVEALEKYRENLKIIIPLATVENIVKGGRLSKFQGSLVNILNMKIILHGINGEVKLLMKVRGSRRFREAIIELIEASSKTGKKIFGITHVDNLKDAEFFASEIRKRARDSEVIIGKMGPAIATYAGEGGLILAL